Proteins encoded within one genomic window of Panicum virgatum strain AP13 chromosome 1N, P.virgatum_v5, whole genome shotgun sequence:
- the LOC120653449 gene encoding uncharacterized protein LOC120653449, whose protein sequence is MAEHLVNYGFMPDYTWWIFHGEAHRMRDEVVRQRIDECDAAGGIGDMLGDYEEAHFGEGPQEEEPEANTKAFYEMLEVTRKPLHGQTKVSQLDGIGRLMALKSQFGLGRDAFDSMLTVFGSMLPEDHILPKTMYQAMKILGALKLPYEQIHSCLNGCILFRKEHEAETYCPKCKASRFLEVDAGDEDPKTLYDRGNHETDDMAQKGVRYNPDKMVHPSDGESWTHFDEIHREKAEEARNVRVTLATDGFNPYGMMAASYSCWPVFVIPLNLPLPGVLFQRHTIFVSLIISEHLGNKMSVYIEPLIDELIKAWEEGVWTYDRATKTNFRMYVWYHYSLHDLPTYGIFCGWCTHGKFLCPTCKATLQFISLRMGGKYSSFDKHRQFLPADHPFRRDIKNFTKGVVVTEPAPQMLMGVVLHAQIDALQVNDAGGFVGYGEKHSWTQISGLWRLPYTNDLLLPHNIDVMHIEKNWGKALFWNCHGHP, encoded by the exons ATGGCCGAACATCTTGTCAATTATGGATTTATGCCAGACTATACCTGGTGGATCTTTCACGGTGAAGCCCAtcgtatgagggacgaggtcgtgAGGCAACGCATCGATGAATGTGATGCTGCTGGTGGGATTGGAGACATGTTAGGCGACTATGAGGAggcacatttcggtgaaggaccgcaggaggaggagccagaggcaaaCACAAAGGCGTTTTATGAGATGTTGGAGGTGACACGGAAACCTCTTCACGGCCAAACAAAGGTTTCTCAGCTGGACGGCATTGGACGCCTTATGGCCTTGAAGTCCCAGTTTGGCCTGGGTCGAGACGCCTTTGATAGTATGTTGACCGTTTTTGGCAGCATGCTTCCGGAAGATCACATTCTGCCCAAGACAATGTATCAGGCGATGAAAATCCTTGGTGCACTGAAATTgccatatgagcagatacattCTTGTCTGAATGGGTGcatcttatttaggaaagaGCACGAGGCTGAAACTTACTGTCCAAAATGCAAAGCCTCAAGGTTCTTGGAGGTGGATGCTGGTGACG AGGATCCAAAGACTCTATATGACCGAGGAAACCATgaaacagatgacatggcacaaaaagGTGTTCGATACAATCCTGATAAGATGGTGCATCCCTCCGACGGTGAGTCCTGGACTCATTTTGATGAGATTCATCGTGAGAAAGCTGAAGAAGCTCGTAATGTACGTGTTACACTGGCAACTGATGGATTCAATCCTTATGGTATGATGGCTGCATCATACTCATGTTGGCCCGTGTTCGTTATCCCCTTGAATCTCCCCCTCCCCGGCGTTCTCTTTCAACGACATACCATATTTGTGTCATTGATTATTTCTGAGCACCtagggaataaaatgagtgtttaCATAGAGCCTCTAATCGATGAGTTGATCAAAGCATGGGAGGAGGGGGTGTGGACGTACGACCGAgcgacaaagacaaacttcagaaTGTATGTGTGGTACCACTACTCCCTGCATGACCTCCCGACGTATGGCATTTTCTGCGGATGGTGTACTCATGGAAAGTTTCTATGCCCAACATGCAAGGCTACTCTACAGTTCATTTCGTTGAGAATGGGGGGCAAGTATTCGTCGTTTGAtaaacatcgacaattccttcCTGCTGACCATCCATTTAGAAGAGACATTAAGAACTTCACGAAAGGTGTCGTAGTTACAGAACCTGCACCGCAGATGCTGATGGGTGTCGTGCTTCATGCTCAGATAGATGCTCTCCAGGTCAATGAtgcaggtggttttgtgggATATGGCGAAAAACATTCTTGGACTCAGATCTCTGGCTTGTGGAGGCTTCCCTATACTAatgatcttctccttccacacaACATTGATGTCATGCACATTGAAAAGAATTGGGGCAAGGCTCTTTTTTGGAACTGTCATGGACATCCCTAA